One Fusarium poae strain DAOMC 252244 chromosome 4, whole genome shotgun sequence DNA window includes the following coding sequences:
- a CDS encoding hypothetical protein (MEROPS:MER0002010~BUSCO:14281at5125), producing MRLSTSALVLGAASSAMGLEQQILGGGDSKPLIDLDVNAWTKPLEKFFGEISSEAKAVWDEVTLLAPDAVEAFKKQVLTEPKKVNRRPDSHWDHVVKGADVQSLWTEKNGEKHREVGGKLENYNLRAKKVDPSKLGVDKVKQYSGYLDDEEEDKHLFYWFFESRNDPKNDPVVLWLNGGPGCSSLTGLFLELGPASINKKIELVNNPESWNNNASVIFLDQPVNVGYSYSGGSVSNTVAAGKDIYALLTLFFHQFPEYAKQDFHIAGESYAGHYIPVFANEILSHDDRNINLKSVLIGNGLTDGYTQYEYYRPMACGEGGYPSVLSDSECQSMDNALPRCQSLIKGCYESGSAWSCVPASIYCNNAMMGPYQRTGQNVYDIRGKCEDSSNLCYSGLGYIADYLNREEVKEALGAEVSSYDSCNMDINRNFLFAGDWMQPYHQLVPNVLDKIPVLIYAGDADFICNWLGNQAWTDKLQWSGQKDFSHADLKPLEHAGKEYGKVKSSGNFTFMQIYGAGHMVPMDQPEASSDFFNRWLSGEWF from the exons ATGCGTTTGTCAACTTCTGCCCTCGTGCTGGGCGCTGCCTCTTCGGCCATGGGCCTGGAGCAGCAGATCCTCGGCGGCGGCGACTCCAAGCCTCTCATCGACCTTGACGTGAACGCGTGGACCAAGCCCCTCGAAAAGTTCTTCGGAGAGATCTCATCAGAGGCCAAGGCCGTCTGGGACGAAGTCACACTTCTTGCCCCCGACGCTGTCGAAGCTTTCAAGAAGCAGGTCCTCACTGAGCCCAAGAAGGTCAACCGCCGACCCGACTCTCACTGGGACCACGTCGTCAAGGGTGCCGACGTTCAGTCTCTGTGGACCGAGAAGAACGGCGAGAAGCATCGCGAGGTCGGCGGCAAGCTCGAGAACTACAACCTCCGCGCCAAGAAGGTCGATCCTTCCAAGCTCGGTGTTGACAAGGTCAAGCAGTACAGTGGTTACcttgacgatgaggaggaagacaaGCATCTCTTCTACT GGTTCTTTGAGTCCCGCAACGACCCCAAGAACGACCCCGTCGTCCTCTGGCTCAACGGTGGCCCCGGTTGCTCTTCCTTGACCGGTCTCttccttgagcttggacCTGCTTCCATCAACAAGAAGATTGAGCTCGTCAACAACCCTGAGTCATGGAACAACAATGCTTCCGTCATCTTCCTTGACCAGCCCGTCAATGTTGGCTACTCCTACAGCGGTGGTTCCGTGAGCAACACTGTCGCTGCCGGCAAGGACATCTACGCCCTTCTCACCCTCTTCTTCCACCAGTTCCCCGAGTACGCCAAGCAGGATTTCCACATTGCTGGAGAGTCTTACGCTGGCCACTACATCCCCGTCTTTGCCAACGAGATCCTCTCCCACGATGACCGCAACATCAACCTCAAGAGTGTTCTCATTGGTAACGGTCTTACCGACGGTTACACTCAGTACGAGTACTACCGCCCCATGGCCTGTGGTGAGGGTGGCTACCCCTCCGTGCTGAGCGACAGCGAGTGTCAGTCCATGGACAACGCTCTTCCTCGATGCCAGTCTTTGATTAAGGGCTGTTACGAGTCCGGCAGTGCCTGGTCTTGTGTTCCTGCCAGCATCTACTGCAATAACGCCATGATGGGCCCTTACCAGCGCACTGGCCAGAACGTTTACGACATTCGAGGCAAGTGTGAGGACAGCTCTAACCTCTGCTACTCTGGCCTCGGCTACATCGCCGATTACCTGAACCGTGAAGAGGTCAAGGAGGCTCTCGGTGCCGAGGTCAGCAGCTACGACAGCTGCAACATGGACATCAACCGAAACTTCCTCTTTGCCGGTGACTGGATGCAACCCTACCACCAGCTCGTCCCCAATGTTCTCGACAAGATCCCCGTTCTTATCTACGCTGGTGATGCTGACTTCATCTGCAACTGGCTCGGAAACCAGGCCTGGACCGATAAGCTTCAGTGGTCTGGCCAGAAGGATTTCAGCCATGCTGACCTCAAGCCTCTTGAGCACGCCGGCAAGGAGTACGGCAAGGTCAAGTCCAGCGGCAACTTCACCTTCATGCAGATCTACGGTGCTGGCCACATGGTTCCCATGGACCAGCCCGAGGCATCTTCTGACTTCTTCAACCGCTGGCTCAGCGGTGAGTGGTTCTAA